Within the Trueperaceae bacterium genome, the region CTCAACGCCGCGCGGCGCACCGTCGGCAGCGGCGTGCCCGTCATGGGCGTGAACCTCGGCAAGCTGGGGTTCCTCGCCGAGTTCGGCGCGGAGCAGGCGCTGGCGTACGCGTCGGGCAAGCTCGAGCCCGACTGGCCCGTGCAGGACAAGACGATGCTGCAGGTGCGCATCGCGGGCCGGCCCGGCGTGCACCACGCCCTCAACGACGTCATGCTCTCGCAGGGCGTCATGACGCGCCTCGTGCGCGTGCGCATGCGCGTGGACGGCGAGCACGCCACCGAGTACCGCGCCGACGGCGTCGTCGTGAGCACGCCTGTGGGCTCCACCGCCTACTCGCTCTCGCTCGGCGGGCCGATCATCGACCACGGCCTGCACGCGCTCGTCGTCACGCCCGTCGCGCCCCACTCGTTCACGAACCGCCCGATCGTCCTGCCGGGGCACAGCGTCATCGGCCTCGAGGTCCTCTCGCGCACCGACGAGATCGCCCTGGTCATCGACGGCCAGGAGCCCGTGCCCGTCGACGTGGGCGACGAGGTCCTCGTCACCGCCGCGCCGAAGGGCCTCACGCTCCTCTCCACGGGCGAGCGCAGCGCCTTCGACGTGCTGCGCCTGAAGCTCGGCTGGGGCGCGGGCCCCGCCCCTGTCGCCGAGGAGGTCTAGCCGACGCGGGTGATCGACCTGCTCGTCGTGTGCAACGGCAAGGGCGAGGACTACGTGGCCGCCCGCGTGCTGGAGCGCCTGCGCGCTCGCGCGCGCGGCCTGCGGGTCGCCGCGTTCCCGCTCGTGGGCGTGGGCGAGCGGCTGGCGGCGGACGAGGTGGAGGTCGTGGGACCGCGGCGCACCCTGCCCTCCGGCGGCCTCACGCTGCACTCGCTCGGGTCCCTGTGGCGCGACCTGCGCGCCGGCCTCGTGGACCTGACGCTGGCGCAGGTGCGCTACCTGCGCGGGCTGCGCCCGCGCGCCGTGCTCGTCGTCGGGGACGTCTACGCCCAGGCGCTGGCCGCCCTCGTGCCGGCCCCGCGCCGGGTGCTGCAGACGCTCGTGTCGGTGCACCACGGCGGCGGCGAGGGCGTGGGCCTGCGGTGGTTCATGGAGGGCTTCAGGGCGCCGGAGCTGGCGCTGCTGAGGCGCGCCGAGAGGGTCTACGCCCGGGACCCCGCCACGGCCGCGTGGCTCTCGCGCGTCGGCGTGAGGGCCGTCTGCCTCGGCAACCCGATGATGGACGGCCTCGAGGCGCCGCCGCTGGTGCCGCGCGGCGCGCTCGAGGTGCCCGTGGTGGCGCTCCTGCCCGGCGCCCGCGGCCAGGCGGCGGCGAGCCTCGACCTCATGCGCCTGGCCCTCGAGCTCGCGAGGCCCGCGCTGGGGCTCGTCGCCTGGGCGGGGGAGTCCCTGCCGCGCCGGCCCGAGGGCTGGGTCGAGGAGGACGCTCCGTTCGGCGTGGCCGCCGCCTGGCGCCGCGGTGGGAGGCGCCTGTGGGTGGCGCCGGGCCGCTTCGCCGCGGTGCTGGCGTCGGCCGACGCGGCGATCGGCACCGCCGGCACCGCCAACGAGCAGGCAGTGGGCCTCGGCCTGCCGGTGGTGACGTTCCCCGTGCCGCCGTTCCACTCCGAGGCGTTCATGCGCAACCAGAAGAGGCTCCTCGAGGGCGGGCTGCTCACCTGCGAGGCGTCGCCGGAGCGCGTCGCCGCGACGCTCGAGCTGGCGCTAGCGGACGAGGCCGTGCGCGAGCGGGCCAGGCGGGCGGGAGAGGAGCGCATGGGCGGACCCGGCGCCAGCGACGCGATCGCGCGCGAGCTGGCAGCGTGGCTGGCGGGGTAGGGGTCGGCGCGTCCGCGGCGGGACGCGCGTGCCGGCTGGCGGGCTCCGGCGCGGGCCTCTCGGCCGCCGGCGGCGTCCGCGGCCGGCGCGCTCAGTCGGCGGCGACGGCGGCGCCCGGAGGCGCGGCGCGCTCGGCCGGCTCGGCCAGCAGCTCGGTCAGCCGCGACACGCAGCGGTGGTGCTTCTTCGCGTAGGCGCCCTCCCGGTACGAGGCGTCGAAGACGTCGACGACCTCGCCCTCGCCCGAGACCCGCAGCAGCAGGTCGCGCTCGTAGAGCTGGTCGACGAAGTGGACGAACCGCAGCGCCTCGTCCTGGGTGCGCAGGGTGCGGGCGCCGTGCACGTACACGGTCCCGACCTGCGCCAGCAGGCCGGCGTACCGGCTCGGGTGGACGGCCCCCAGCAGCGCCAGCAGCTCCTCCCACGTCAGCGACAGGCGCGGCGCGGGCGAGGGCTCGGTGAGCTCGAGCTCGCGCAGGCGCGCCTCGCTCAGCCACTCTCCGCCGGAGCGCCGCGCGCGGTAGTCGGGCCCGTCGACCGGCACGACCTCGAAGCCGGCGGCCAGCGACTGGATCTCGCGCTTGAAGTCGTCGGCGTTGAAGCGCCCGCGCCCCTGCGCCTCCGGCGGGGTGTTCGAGGTCGTCACCACCGCCGTGCCGCCGGCGAGGAGCGCCTGCAGGAACGACTTCACGATGAGCGTGTTGCCGGGGTCGTCGAGCTCGAACTCGTCGATGCACAGCAGGCGCGTGCCGGCGAACTCCTCCGCGGCGCGTCGCGTGCCCATGGCGCCCACGAGGTAGACGAGCTGCTGGAAGCCGAGGTAGCGCTTGGCGTCGGTGGCCGCCTCGGCGTAGGCGGCGGCCAGCAGGTGGGTCTTGCCGACGCCGAAGCCGCCGTCGAGGTAGAGGCCGGCGCCGGGACGCCTGCCGCGGCGCGGCCAGGGGAGCAGCCGCCGGTCCCGCTGGCGCCGGGCGTCGCGGTCGCGCACGAACTCGCGCACGCGGGCGCGCGCGGCCTCCTGGGTGGGGTGCTGAGGCAGGTAGCTCTCGAACGTGGCGCCGGCGAAGCGCGCCGGCGGCGTCAGGTCCCTCGTGGTGGGAGGCGCGGGCGGCTGCAGGTCGCTCGGGGAGACGAGGCGCGGCACCTGGGCGAGACTAGCACCGGCGTTTGACACCCCGAGCGGCCGAGCGTACAGTTCTCGTTGGTCGCGCCGCGGGGAAGCCGGTGGGAATCCGGCACTGTCCCGCAACGGTGACGGGAGACGAGCGCTCCCGAAGTCCGATCGCCGCGCCGCGACCAGACTGCACCCCTTGCGCGGACGAGGAAGGGCAGGCCTAGGCCGGCGTCAGCCGGCGGCCCCGAACCCAACCGAACCACGCAGGCACGAGGAGTCGTCATGAGCTCTCGCCTGTACACGTTCGTCGCGGCGCTGCTGCTGTCACTGCAGCTGGCGCTAGCGCAGACCGCCGTCGTGGACGACCTCGGTCGCGAGGTGGCGCTCGACGCGCCGCCCGCCCGCGTCGTCTCGATGCTCCCCAGCCACACCGAGAGCGTGTGCGCCCTGGGAGCCTGCGACCTGCTCGTCGGGATCGACAACAACACCGACCTGGAGGGCCTGGGCGACCTGCCGCGCCTCGGCGACCCCTTCGCCCCCGACGTCGAGGCCATCGTGGCCCTCGAGCCCGACCTGGTGCTCGTCGACGAGTACAGCGGCATGCACGCGAGCCTCGAGGAGCTGGGCATCCCCACCTACGCCGGCTCGCCCCAGACGGTGGAGGAGACCTACGCGTTCCTCGCCACGCTGGGGCGGCTGCTCGGGCGCGAGGACGAGGCGGCGGAGCTCGTCGAGAGCGTGCAGGGCGAGCTCGCGGAGGTGGGCGAGGCGCTCCGGGGCGTCGACCGGCCCACCGTGTTCGTGGAGGTCGACCCCACGCCGTACAGCGCCGGGCCGGGCTCGTACCTCGACGAGCTGCTGACGCTGGCCGGGGGCGAGAACGTCGTGCCGGCGTCGCTCGGGCCGTTCCCGCAGGTCGACCCCGAGTTCGTCGTGCTCGAGGACCCGGAGGTCGTGCTACTGCTCGACGCGCCGTTCGGCGTCACCGCGGCTCAGGTAGGCGAGCGTCCCGGCTGGGGCGACCTGAGCGCCGTGACGGGCGGACGCGTCTACGAGCTCACCGACGAGCAGGCCGACGCCCTCAGCCGCCCGGGTCCGCGCCTCGGCGAGGCCGTGAGGCTGCTGGCCCGCCTGCTGCACCCGGAGCTGTTCTGACCGAGGCGTCCACGACCGCCGCCGACGCCGGGGCGGGCCGGCGGACGGGCCGCGCCCTCGTGCTGCCCGCCTCGCTGGCCGCCCTGGCGGCGGTGCTGCTGCTGGCCGGCGCCGTCGGCAGCGCCGACCTGGAGCCGCGTCACCTCGTGACGGCCGTCGCCAAGAGCCTGCGCGGCGAGGACCTCGCGCCCCTCGAGACGATCGCCTGGCGCATCCGCCTGCCGCGCGTGCTGCTGGCGGGCCTCACCGGCGCCGGGCTGTCGCTGGCCGGCGCGCTCTTCCAGGGCGTGTTCCGCAACCCTCTCGCCGACCCTTACCTGATCGGCACGGCCAGCGGCGCGGGCTTCGGCGCCGTGCTCGTCTTCACGCTCGCCGCCTCGTTCCCCCCGCTGGCGGCCGTCGGCGCCCCCGTGGTCGCCTTCCTGTTCGCGCTGCTCACGGTCCTGCTCGTGACCATGCTCGCCAGCGACGTCGGCGGCGTGCCCACGGTGCGGCTGATCCTCGCCGGCGTGGTCGTCGGCGCCGTGTTCACCGCCGCCACGTCGTTCCTGCTCGTCGCCGCCCGCGAGCAGAGCGCGGGCATCCTCAGCCGGCTCCTGGGCGGGTTCGGCTTCGCGAGCTGGGGCAGCGTGGCGGCCCTGGCGGTCTTCACGCTCCCCGCCCTGCTCGTGGCTCGCGCCCTGGCCCGGGCCCTCGACCTGTTCCAGCTCGGCGAGCGCGGGGCCGCTCTCCTCGGCCTGCCCGTCGAGGCCGTGAAGCTGCTCCTGCTGGCCCTCGCCACGCTGGTCACGGCCGCCGCCGTGAGCGTGGCCGGCATCATCGGCTTCGTGGGGCTGATGGTGCCGCACGCGGCGCGGCTGGCGACGGGCCCGGCGCACGCCCGCCTGCTGCCGCTGGCGGTCGTGTGGGGCGCGGCGTTCATGGTGCTGGCCGACCTGCTGGCCCGCACGCTTATCGCGCCCGTGGAGGTGCCCGTCGGCATCGTCACGGCCCTCACCGGCGGACCGTTCTTCCTGTGGCTGCTGAGGCGGTCGCGGCGCGGCGGCGGCGCGGCGGGGGCGGGGGCGTGAACGCGTCGCCGGCCGCCGGCCGGCCGGCGGCCCCGCGCCCCGGGAGTCTGCGGGCCGGCGCGCTCGAGGCCGAGCGGGTCGTCGCCGGCTACCCCGTGCCGCCCGGCCAGGCGCGTCGCCCGGCGCTCGCCGGCGTGAGCCTGCGCCTGTCGCCCGGCGAGTTCGTGGGCCTCATAGGGCCCAACGGCTCGGGGAAGACGACGCTGCTGCGCCTGCTGACGCGCCAGCTCGCCCCCGACTCGGGCAGCGTGCTGCTGGGCGGGCGTCCGCTGGCCTCGTTCGGCCGCTTCGAGCTCGCCAGGCACGTCGCCGTCGTGGCGCAGGAGCCGGAGGTGCCGGTGGGCTTCACCGTGCGCGAGACGGTGGCGATGGGCAGGGCGCCGCACGTGGGCCTGTTGGGCTCGTCCGGTCCCGAGGACGACCGCGCCGTCGAAGCCGCCCTCGCCTCCACGGGCACGCTGGCGTTGGCCGAGCGCCGCATCGAGTCGCTCTCCGGCGGGGAGCGGCAGCGCGCGGTGTTCGCCCGCGCCGTCGCGCAGCGGCCCGACTTCCTGCTCCTCGACGAGCCGACGAACCACCTCGACCTGCGCTACCAGGTCGAGCTCCTCGCGCTCGCCCGCGAGCAGGCGGCAGCCGGCGTGGGCGTGCTCGCCGTGCTGCACGACCTGAACCTCGCGGCTCGCGCCTGCGACAGGCTCGTGCTGCTGTCGAACGGGAGGGTGGCGGCGGAGGGTCCGCCGGCCGAGGTGCTGAGGCCCGAGCTGCTGGCCGCCATCTACCGGGCCGACATCGCGGTGCTGTCCTCCGAGGACGGGCCCGTGATCGTGCCGCGGTTCTGATGGACGCGGCCCGCGTGCGCGGGCCCCTGCTCGCTCCGCGCGGCGCCCTCCGCCCCGGGCCTGCGCCGGGGAGCCTCCTAGAACCTGCTCGGCGGGTCGAAGCGGCGGTGCACCCTGACCGCCAGCTCGTAGAACCCGACGAGGGCCGCGGTGGCGGCGCGCCAGGAGTGGCGCTCCATGTCGCGCCGCGCCCGCTCGCCCAGGCGGCGCCGCAGCTCGCGGTCGCCGAGGAGCCGCCTCACCTGGCGGGTCAGGTCGCCGAGGTCGAGCGGCGTGAACAGCAGGCCGTTGACCTCGTGCTCGATGACGTCCGGGATGCCGCCGGCCCGCGCGCCCACGGCCGGCACGCCGCTCGCCATCGCCTCCATGGCCACGAAGCCGAGGGTCTCGGTGTCGGAAGGGAACACGAAGACGTCGGCGCTGGCGTAGGCCGCGGCCAGCTCGGTGCCGGCCATGTAGCCGGTGAAGACGGTGTTCGTGCCGGCGAACCTCTGCCGCAGCTCGGCCTCGGCCGGGCCGGAGCCGATGAGCGCCAGGCGCACGCCGGGGATCTGCGTGACCGGCGCGTAGAGCCAGTCGATGCGCTTCTCGAACGACAGCCGGCTGACGCACACCAGCAGGGGCGCGTCTGGGTGGCCGCCGGTGAGGCGCTCGCGCATCTCGCGCGTGGCCCGCTCCGGCCTGAAGAGGTCGGTGTCCACGGCCTTCGGCCACAGGCGCACGCGCTCGATCCCGAGGCCCCGCGCCGACTCCATCATCGGCCGGCTCGTCACGAGGTTCACGTGGGCCTGGTTGTGCACGTCGCGCAGGAAGCGCGCGCCCGGGCGGCTGAGCATGGGGAGCTTGAGGTGCCTGGCGTACTGCGTGAGGTCGGTGTGGTAGCTGGCCAGCAGCGGCAGGTTGCGCTGCTTCGCTATGGCCGTGCCCCACAGGCCGAGCACGACCGGGTTCACGACGTGGACGATGTCGGGCTCGAAGCGGTCCAGCTCGCGGCCCAGGCGCGGGCGCGGCAGGCCGAGGAACAGCTCGGGGTACCAGGGCTTGAACGACAGCGCGGGCACCGCGACGACGCGGTGCCCGGCGTAGGTCTCGGGCGGCTCGTGGGGCGCGAAGACGAGGGCCTCGTGGCCGAGGACGGCCAGCTGCTCGAGCGTGCGCGCCAGCCGCGTGACGATGCCGTCGATCTTCGGCAGGAACGTCTCGGTGAAGAACGCTACGCGCACGCCTCGCGCCCTCGGGCCGCCGGCCCCCTCCGGACGTCAGCCGGCGGTGACGGTCTCGCGGCGCTGCGCGAGCTTCGGGTCCCCCGGCCGGTTGTCGCGCGTCCAGGTGCTCGTGCAGGGGATCTTGTCGAGGTCGGCGCGGTCGGCGTAACGCCTGGCGACCTCGGCGACCTCCACGAGCAGGCCTTCGGCCAGCGTCGTGGGTTCCAGGCCCAGGTCGAGGAACGTGTCGTTGCTCGCGTGGAGGTCGTTCTCGGCGTCCTCCTTGCGCGGGTTCGGCACGTAGGCCAGCTCCGCGCCGGTGATCCTGCTGATGAGCTGCGCCAGGTCGCGGACGCGGTGCGTCTCGGTCATCTGGTTGATGATCTTCACGCGGTCGCCCCGCTGCGGCGGGTTCTCGAGCGCGAGCTGGACGCACTTCACGGTGTCGCGGATGTGTATGAACGCGCGCGTCTGGCCGCCGGTGCCGTGCACGGTGAGCGGGTAGCCCACCGCCGCCTGCATGAGGAAGCGGTTGAGGACGGTGCCGTAGTCGCCGTCGTAGTCGAAGCGGTTGATGAGCCGCTCGTCGAGGCTCGACTCGGGCGTGTTCGTGCCCCACACGATGCCCTGGTGCAGGTCGGTGATGCGCAGGCGGTCGTTCTTCGCGTAGTAGGCGAAGAGGACCTGGTCGAGGCACTTCGTCATGTGGTAGACGCTGCCGGGGTTCGGGGGGTAGAGGAACTGCTGCTCGACCTCGCCGCCGTCGTCGGTGCGCACGATGACGTCGAGGTACCCCTCGGGGATCTTCATGCCGGCCGTGCCGTAGCCGTAGACGCCCATCGTGCCGAGGTGGACGACGTGGACGTCGAGGCCCGACTCCACGACCGCCGCCAGCAGGTTGTGCGTGGCGTTGACGTTGTTGTCGACGGTGTAGCGCTTGTGCCAGCTCGACTTCATCGAGTACGGCGCGGCGCGCTGCTCGGCGAAGTGGACGACGGCGTCCGGCCGCTCGGTCCTGATCAGCTCGAGCAGGCGCGCGTAGTCCTGCGCCACGTCCACGCGCACGAAGCGCATGGTCCTGCCGGTCAGCTCGCGCCACGCCGCGAGGCGCTCGCCCATCGGCCGGATCGGGGTCAGGCTCCCCGCCTCGAGCTCGTTGTCGATGTTGCGGCGGGAGAGGTTGTCGAGGATCACGACGTCGTGACCGAGGTTGCTGAGGTGCAGGCTGGTCGGCCAGCCGCAGAAGCCGTCACCTCCGAGTACGAAGACCTTCATCAGTTCCTCCAGGCGCGGTCCGGCGCTTCGCCGGAGGCTGGCCCGCCGGGGCCGGCCCGCCGCGAACGCCTCATTCCGGTCGAGCGGAGAGCGCGCGCAGCAGGAGCCGCCAGCGGCGCCTCACGATGCTGCGACGGTAGCCTACCGCGCCGGCGCGCCAGTCCGCAGGCGCGACCCAGGACCACAGGACCGCGGTGGCGATGAGCCAGGGGTGCAGCAGCGCCCAGGCGAGCGCCGTGAGCCCGCCGAGGTAGGGGCGTCCCAGCTGCCGCGCGCCCACGGTCATGCCGACGACCATGGCGGCGGTCTGCGTCGCGTAGCAGCCCAGCACGACGGGCGCCAGCTCCGGTGCGAGCGGCAGGGCGAGGACGGAGGCGACGACCGCGAGGCTCTCGAACCCGAGCACGACGAGCCCGAGGAGGAACGCCGGCCGGTAGTGGACGGCGTGCCGGTAGCGGGAGACCCAGCGGCTGCGCTGCCTCAGGAAGCGGAGCGGTCCGCCGGCGCTGGCGGTGACGGCCCTGGCGTCCGGCTCGTCCGCGAACACGACCCGCGCGCCGGGCAGGGCGCCGAGGCGCTGGGCCAGGAGGTCCTCGTCGCCCGACGGCGCCCTGGCCGAGGCGCCGAAGCCGCCGGCCGCCTCCAGCGCGCTGCGGAGGTAGGCCTGGTTGTTGGCCGACGAGGCGAAGGCGTGGCCGTGGCGCAGCAGGGAGCGCGAGACCAGCATCAGCGAGAACCAGTCCGCGGCCTCGAAGAGCCGCCAGAACGGCGTGCGGCGCGTGAGCTCACCGGGCGGCAGCGTCTCGACGAAGCCGCACACCATGACGACGCCAGGCGTGAACCGGCGCACCAGCGCGCTGACCCACCCGGGCGAGAAGCCGCAGTCGGCGTCGGTGGTCGCGATGACCTCCCCGCGCGAGGCGGCCACGCCGGCCATGACGGCGTTCACCTTCGGCGCGTAGCGGCGGCTCGGCTCCCTCACGCGCACGAGGCGGAAGCGCGGGTCCTCGGCGGCGAAGCGCTCGACGACCGCGGCGGTGCCGTCGGTCGAGCGGTCGTCGACGATCACGAACTCGATGGGCCCGGGGTAGTCCAGGCGGGCCAGGCTCGCGAGCGTGCGCGGCAGACGCGCCTCCTCGTCGTGGGCTGGTACGACCACGGACACGGACGGGGTGGGGGAGGAGAGGCGCCAGCGCGGGTCGGCCGAGGCGCGGCGCCCGCGCGGCTCGTCGGGCCGGAACATGCCCCAGATCACCCACGCCTGGGCCGCGACCAGCGGCACGGCCAGGAGCAGGAGCGCTGCTGCGAGGACCTGGGCCATGGGGCGACCGGCTCCGGGAGCCTCGGTCGCCACGAGTGTAACAGGGCCGGGAGCGGCGCGGTACGCTCGCCGCGTCGTGAGCGATGACGTGCTGGAGCCGGCGCCCCCCGCCGGCGGGGCGCCGGACGCGACGGCCGCGCCGGGGGCCGTGACCAGCTTCCACGCGCTCCTCACCTCGCTGCCCGACTACGAGGGCCAGGTCGCGGCCTACACCTTCTTCCCGCCGCGACGCGGCGCCGTGGAGGAGGGCTACGCCGGACCGTACGCGCCCGAGCTGCGGCGGCTCGGCGTCGTCCCCTACGGACATCAGGCGGCGGCGCTGCGGGCCCTGGGCTCCGGCGAGGACGTCGTCGTCGCCACCCCCACGGCGTCGGGCAAGTCGCTGGTCTTCCAGGTGCCGCTCGCCGCCGCCGTGTCGCGGGGCGGCACCGGCGTGGTGCTCTACCCCACGAAGGCGCTGGCCCACGACCAGCTCGGCCGGCTGAGGGCCCTCTACGCGTCACTGCGTGGGCCCGGCGCCCCCGAGCCGGAGGCGGCGATCGCCACCTACGACGGCGACACCGCCACCGAGCGCCGCGCGACCGTGAGGGAGGGCGTCCGCGTGGCGCTCACGAACCCCGACATGCTGCACTACGGCGTCCTGCCCTACCACGAGCGCTGGGCCGCCTTCCTCGGCTCCCTCGAGCTCGTCGTGCTCGACGAGCTGCACGCCTACCGCGGCGTGCTGGGCACGCACGTGGCGAACGTGGTGCGCCGGCTGCTGCGGCTCGCCGCGCGCTACGGCGCGAGCCCGCGCGTGGTGTGCGCCAGCGCCACCGTGGGCAACCCGGGCGAGCACGCCGCGCGCCTCACCGGCCGGTCGTTCACCGTCGTCGACGCCGACGACGCGCCGGCGGCGGCCCGCGAGTTCGTGGTCTGGAAGCCGCCCTCCACCCAGGACGGCCGCCGGCGTAGCGCCAACTCCGAGGCGGCGCGGCTCGCCGCTGCGTTCGCCGCGCGCGGCGTGAAGAGCATCTTCTTCTGCAACTCCCGCAAGGCCGCCGAGCTGGTGCGGCGCTACGCCGCCCAGCAGCTGCCGCCCGAGCTGGAGAGGCGCGTCGGCTCGTACCGCGCCGGCTACACGGCCGAGGACCGCCGGGCGCTGGAGCAGGCGTTCCGCGCCGGCGAGGTGACCGTCCTCACCGCCACCAGCGCGCTGGAGCTGGGCATGGACGTGGGCGGCGTCGACGCCGTCGTGATGGTCGGCTACCCCGGCTCGAAGATGGCGCTGTGGCAGCGCGCCGGACGCGCCGGGCGGGGCGGCCGGCGGTCGCTGGCCCTGCTGATCCCCGCCGCCGACCCGCTCGACGAGTACTACCTCACCCACCCTGACCGGCTCGTCGAGGGGCCGGTCGAGAACGCCGTCGCCGACCCCCACAACCGCGTCGTGCACCCGCTGCACGTCGCCTGCGCGGCCGCGGAGGCGCCGGTGCGGGAGGGCGAGGAGCTGCTGGCGCCTTGGCTCGACCTGGCCGACGTGCCCGGCCTGCACGAGACGCCCCGTGGCTGGGTGCACCGGGGGCGCTACCCGCACCGGCGCGTGAGCCTGCGCGGCACCGGCGGCAGGCTGATCAGGCTTAAGGACGGGGCGGGGAAGACGCTGGGCGTGAGCGACCTCGGCGCCGCGCTGCGCGAGCTGCACCCCGGTGCCGTCTACCTGCACCAGGGCGAGACGTACCTCGTCGCGAGCCTCGACCTGGAGCGCGGCATCGCCAGGCTGCTGCCGCACATCGAGGACTACTACACGCAGCCGCGCAGCGAGACCGACATCGAGGTGCTGCGCGTCGTGGCGCGCGGGCGCGGCGCGGTCCCCGCCGTCGGCGCCGAGGTCGGCTGGCTGCCCCCTGGCGTCGCCCTCGGCGACGTGCGGGTCACGCACACGGTCACCAGCTACGTGCGCAAGCGCTACTTCTCCGAGGCCGTGATCGAGGAGAGGCCGCTCGACCTGCCGGAGACGAGCTACGTCACGCAGGCCGTCTGGTTCGACGCCGAGGGGCTGGCCGAACCGCCCGCCGCCGCCGACATGCCCTCGGCCCTGCACGCGCTCGAGCACACGCTGATCCAGCTCCTGCCGGCCTTCGTGCTGTGCGAGCGCGCCGACGTGGGCGGCGTCTCCTACCCCGTCTACCCGGCCACGGGCGGTCCCCTCGTCTTCGTCTACGACGGCTACCCCGGCGGCGTCGGCTACGCCTGGGCCGGCGCCCACGCCTTCGCCGACTGGCTGCAGGCCGCGCGCGACCTGCTCCGCGCCTGCGACTGCAAGGACGGCTGCCCCCGCTGCGTGCTCTCCCCGAAGTGCGGGAACGGCAACCAGTACCTCGACAAGGGGGCGGCGCGCGTCCTCGCCGACGCGCTGCTCGGCCGCCTCGGCGGCGCGTCCGCGGCGCTCACGGCCTGAGCTCGCGGCGCGTGGGGGGCGCCACCGCCTCGCTCCGCGCCGGGCGCGCCAGCGCCGCAGGCCCGGGCTC harbors:
- a CDS encoding DEAD/DEAH box helicase; translated protein: MSDDVLEPAPPAGGAPDATAAPGAVTSFHALLTSLPDYEGQVAAYTFFPPRRGAVEEGYAGPYAPELRRLGVVPYGHQAAALRALGSGEDVVVATPTASGKSLVFQVPLAAAVSRGGTGVVLYPTKALAHDQLGRLRALYASLRGPGAPEPEAAIATYDGDTATERRATVREGVRVALTNPDMLHYGVLPYHERWAAFLGSLELVVLDELHAYRGVLGTHVANVVRRLLRLAARYGASPRVVCASATVGNPGEHAARLTGRSFTVVDADDAPAAAREFVVWKPPSTQDGRRRSANSEAARLAAAFAARGVKSIFFCNSRKAAELVRRYAAQQLPPELERRVGSYRAGYTAEDRRALEQAFRAGEVTVLTATSALELGMDVGGVDAVVMVGYPGSKMALWQRAGRAGRGGRRSLALLIPAADPLDEYYLTHPDRLVEGPVENAVADPHNRVVHPLHVACAAAEAPVREGEELLAPWLDLADVPGLHETPRGWVHRGRYPHRRVSLRGTGGRLIRLKDGAGKTLGVSDLGAALRELHPGAVYLHQGETYLVASLDLERGIARLLPHIEDYYTQPRSETDIEVLRVVARGRGAVPAVGAEVGWLPPGVALGDVRVTHTVTSYVRKRYFSEAVIEERPLDLPETSYVTQAVWFDAEGLAEPPAAADMPSALHALEHTLIQLLPAFVLCERADVGGVSYPVYPATGGPLVFVYDGYPGGVGYAWAGAHAFADWLQAARDLLRACDCKDGCPRCVLSPKCGNGNQYLDKGAARVLADALLGRLGGASAALTA